A region of Paenibacillus thiaminolyticus DNA encodes the following proteins:
- a CDS encoding non-ribosomal peptide synthetase, whose product MTNKNELETRRSLLSDKQRELLEQWKLGRGRKQPRIVPRPEEDGLVLSPAQKRLWFMDQMLADKSAYNMYFAVRFRGELDIEAARRALQHIIDRHESLRINFINSGGRPQLRRMEHFTLELPIEDVSGRHGTEAEAEANAVIQRVISSPFDLERGLLMRAQVIRLKEREHMLAICLHHIISDGWSMGVLAKEWVACYRSYSEGNTPALASLPIQYRDFAHWQTEQLNSGAWEKHLRYWKDRLEHCPSIALAPDKKMTDWAGNRGGEVSFELPDDLAHALKAFCAEADATMFMALIALFGGLLYRYTHERTLVVGTPVANRNDTEIEGLIGYFVNLLPLRVDISADMTFRELLRQVAATAAEAYDHQDFPFDRIVEELQPDRQGWAIPLVRNLFVYQNTPAVDIQLPKARAESIRLFNGTSKSDVLLSMAELQGKITGRLEYNANLFVPQSMRNFVNHFIQFIRSALSAPDRPIDRLDLMEEGERESMLQRSGAIEAIATASEGIHRQFERNAALYPNNAALKWNEAVWTYRELNAYANRLARHLLQSGAEPGQFIGLCMNRSPYLIAGILAILKAGCAYVPLDPAYPEERIRWMLSDSGCALLLVDEETRDLMAVRSCTRINASALQEDPASDSASDLSVFVNESELAYMIYTSGSTGKPKGVLVEHGSVNRLFAATRRLFGFHAQDVWTLYHSCAFDFSVWEIWGALLHGGSLVIVPAGVTRSFEDFYRLLVRERVTVLNQTPSAFKQLIHVEQHDGFEEAGELSLRYIIFGGEALELQSLRPWFRLHGDRRPQLINMYGITEITVHATFRPITLEDLDAGAGSVIGVPLPDLEAYILDEHGQPVPLGVPGELYIGGRGVARGYWKREELTRERFIANPFASVSANGPRARLYRSGDLARWTAAGEIEYLGRRDEQVKVRGYRIELGEIESAVSDHELVSQSVVVAERNEHGDAKLTCYLIPHKNELHAHGTLRQFKGELVDRWETVFDSYYAKGNEHDDKTFHIVGWNDTYTGLPIPAVEMEEWTSETVERILKYRPKRVLEIGCGTGLLLFRIAPSCESYIGTDLSENAIEYVSSHLHLLGENRHKVSLFKCNAHELPDVEQVDMVILNSVVQYFPDVSYLNEVLQHVAGKLKPGGCIFLGDICGLMFREAFHCSVVLNGVDERLSLPEFDRRVLRKMKQHSELMLDTGYFAQLQRELTSIRTVEVLYKKGIYRNEMNKFRYDAVLHVGDKPVWETDALYEWSPDIKRQLREGKLCAEHSSACFLVTGIPNGRLAEEWEFMRWRRQADPADTIADYRRHLMQESPSWQWTDPADILQWGGQSHRVELLLSDDEKGLDAIFMPYGEEKLTPCRYTGAHKASLELASIPMQQEVEGRLAASIREELKQRLPDFMIPSQFVVLEQFPLTANSKIERAKLRELKPGRHLADKETASDVAQHFTDTEQALREMWLGLLDVEHVGLEDSFFDMGGHSLLISRMMFQIRKQFQVQIPLVQLMQEPTIKSIASQIDRVLAQEETGEGLDLASRIVLDPAIQAADIPQAVSMAQDEAVLLTGSTGFFGAFLLHELLQPDSARHVYCLVRAADRETGMRRIAEGMRKYGLWKDEYETRVTAVIGDLGAARLGLDEKAYEFLTKQITSIFHNGAIVNFAQPYLALEAVNVKGCEEILRFAAAGAVKPIHYISTLYVFSEKDAKIKKIILEDDVPVCSDALKLGYTQSKWVAEGVMREGRTRGIPVSMYRLGRISGDSRTGACQDSDFFWKIIRFCLQLGAFPDIDFRFNLIPADFAADIIVRLASSQFSNQTFHVMNDHDCSFKDITRILAKRGYSFAQLPWMDWKARVSQSLEAGTDAGNAGGLDISIVPFIEEMSISEGDTPVFDADKVFSFLKDRKLECPQMDADRLAMYIDYFAASGYFEPISV is encoded by the coding sequence ATGACGAACAAAAATGAATTGGAAACGCGACGTTCACTTTTGTCGGACAAGCAGCGCGAGCTGCTTGAGCAGTGGAAGCTGGGACGAGGCAGGAAGCAACCGCGGATTGTTCCCAGACCGGAAGAAGATGGCCTGGTGCTGTCTCCGGCTCAGAAAAGGCTTTGGTTCATGGATCAAATGCTGGCGGATAAGTCTGCTTACAACATGTATTTTGCCGTGAGGTTCCGCGGAGAGCTGGACATAGAGGCAGCCCGCCGGGCGCTGCAGCATATTATCGACCGCCATGAGTCACTGCGCATCAATTTCATCAATTCCGGCGGTCGGCCGCAACTGCGGCGGATGGAGCATTTCACGCTGGAATTGCCCATCGAAGATGTTAGCGGACGGCATGGGACAGAAGCTGAAGCTGAAGCGAACGCGGTGATCCAGCGCGTCATTTCTTCGCCTTTCGATCTGGAGAGAGGGCTTCTGATGCGTGCGCAGGTCATCCGGTTGAAGGAGCGGGAGCATATGCTCGCGATATGCCTGCACCATATTATTTCCGACGGCTGGTCCATGGGCGTGCTGGCAAAGGAATGGGTGGCGTGTTACCGATCTTATTCAGAAGGCAATACGCCCGCCCTTGCTTCCTTGCCGATTCAGTATCGCGATTTCGCGCATTGGCAGACGGAGCAGCTAAATTCGGGGGCATGGGAGAAGCATTTGCGTTATTGGAAGGACAGATTGGAGCATTGCCCGAGCATTGCGCTCGCACCGGACAAAAAAATGACGGATTGGGCCGGAAACCGGGGCGGAGAGGTGTCCTTTGAACTCCCGGACGATCTGGCTCATGCACTCAAAGCATTTTGCGCCGAAGCAGACGCGACAATGTTCATGGCGCTGATCGCCCTGTTCGGGGGCTTGCTCTACCGCTATACTCATGAGCGCACGCTCGTGGTCGGGACGCCTGTTGCCAATCGCAACGATACCGAAATCGAAGGTCTCATCGGTTACTTCGTCAATTTATTGCCGCTTCGCGTGGACATAAGCGCGGACATGACATTCCGCGAACTGCTGCGACAAGTGGCAGCAACGGCGGCCGAAGCATACGATCATCAGGATTTCCCTTTCGACCGCATCGTTGAGGAACTGCAGCCGGATCGCCAAGGATGGGCCATCCCGCTAGTTCGAAATCTGTTCGTCTATCAAAATACGCCGGCCGTCGATATCCAGCTTCCGAAAGCGCGAGCGGAGAGCATCAGACTGTTTAACGGCACGTCGAAGTCGGATGTGCTGCTGTCGATGGCGGAATTGCAAGGAAAAATCACCGGGCGGCTTGAATATAACGCCAATCTGTTCGTTCCGCAGTCGATGCGGAACTTCGTCAATCACTTTATTCAGTTCATTCGATCGGCGCTGTCTGCGCCTGATCGGCCTATTGACCGGCTGGACTTGATGGAGGAGGGCGAGCGGGAGAGCATGCTGCAGCGCTCCGGTGCAATAGAGGCAATTGCGACGGCATCGGAAGGCATTCATCGGCAATTCGAGCGCAATGCGGCCCTGTATCCGAACAATGCAGCGTTGAAGTGGAATGAAGCGGTTTGGACATACCGGGAGCTCAACGCTTATGCGAACCGGCTTGCCCGCCATCTGCTGCAGTCGGGGGCTGAGCCCGGGCAATTCATCGGTTTGTGCATGAACCGCTCCCCTTATCTGATTGCCGGAATCCTGGCCATCTTAAAAGCCGGCTGCGCATATGTACCTCTCGATCCGGCGTATCCCGAAGAACGCATCCGCTGGATGCTGAGCGACTCGGGATGCGCGCTGCTGCTGGTGGATGAAGAGACCCGGGACTTGATGGCAGTCCGTTCTTGCACGCGTATTAATGCATCGGCGCTGCAGGAGGATCCGGCAAGCGATTCTGCGAGCGATCTGTCTGTATTCGTCAATGAATCCGAATTGGCCTACATGATCTACACGTCAGGATCCACAGGGAAGCCTAAGGGAGTGCTTGTCGAGCATGGCAGCGTGAACCGATTGTTCGCAGCGACGCGGCGATTGTTCGGCTTCCATGCGCAAGATGTATGGACGCTGTATCACTCATGCGCCTTCGATTTTTCTGTCTGGGAAATATGGGGGGCACTGCTGCATGGAGGAAGCCTTGTGATTGTGCCTGCCGGCGTGACGCGTTCCTTCGAGGACTTCTATCGGCTTCTCGTGCGCGAGCGGGTAACGGTACTGAATCAGACGCCGTCTGCCTTCAAGCAATTGATCCATGTCGAGCAGCATGACGGGTTCGAGGAGGCTGGGGAACTGTCGCTGCGCTACATTATTTTCGGCGGGGAAGCGCTGGAGCTGCAGTCGCTGCGACCTTGGTTCCGGCTGCATGGAGATCGTCGGCCTCAGTTGATCAATATGTACGGCATTACCGAAATTACGGTACACGCGACGTTCCGTCCGATTACGCTGGAGGATCTGGATGCCGGGGCGGGCAGTGTCATCGGCGTGCCGCTGCCGGATCTGGAAGCGTACATACTCGACGAGCATGGCCAGCCGGTTCCCTTGGGGGTTCCGGGGGAGCTGTATATTGGCGGGAGAGGCGTAGCCCGCGGATACTGGAAGCGCGAAGAGCTGACCAGGGAGCGGTTCATCGCGAATCCGTTCGCTTCCGTATCGGCGAATGGACCCCGGGCTCGCCTGTACCGATCCGGGGACTTGGCCAGATGGACGGCGGCGGGAGAGATCGAATATTTGGGCCGCCGTGACGAGCAGGTGAAGGTTCGCGGCTATCGCATTGAGCTTGGCGAGATCGAGAGCGCTGTGAGCGATCACGAGCTGGTGTCCCAAAGCGTGGTCGTTGCCGAACGGAATGAGCACGGAGATGCCAAATTAACATGTTATTTGATCCCGCACAAAAATGAACTGCATGCGCACGGCACGCTTCGGCAGTTCAAAGGCGAACTGGTCGATCGATGGGAAACGGTATTCGACAGTTATTACGCCAAAGGCAATGAACATGACGACAAGACATTCCATATCGTCGGATGGAATGACACCTATACGGGGCTGCCCATACCGGCGGTCGAGATGGAGGAATGGACCAGCGAAACGGTCGAACGGATTCTGAAGTACAGGCCAAAACGGGTGCTGGAAATCGGATGCGGTACCGGCTTGCTGCTGTTCCGGATCGCCCCGTCGTGCGAGTCCTATATCGGCACCGATTTATCCGAGAACGCGATCGAATATGTCAGTTCGCATCTGCACCTGCTGGGAGAGAATCGCCATAAGGTTTCGCTGTTCAAATGCAATGCCCACGAGCTTCCCGACGTGGAGCAGGTCGATATGGTCATATTGAACTCGGTGGTGCAGTATTTCCCGGATGTCTCGTATCTGAATGAGGTTCTGCAGCATGTTGCCGGCAAATTGAAGCCGGGAGGATGCATTTTTCTCGGCGACATTTGCGGCCTTATGTTCAGAGAAGCGTTCCATTGCTCCGTCGTGCTGAATGGCGTGGACGAGCGGCTTTCACTGCCGGAGTTCGACCGGCGCGTGCTTCGCAAAATGAAGCAGCACAGCGAACTGATGCTGGATACCGGCTATTTCGCGCAATTGCAGCGGGAACTGACCTCCATCCGAACGGTTGAAGTGCTCTATAAAAAGGGCATCTATCGCAATGAGATGAACAAATTCCGATACGATGCGGTGCTGCATGTCGGCGATAAACCGGTATGGGAGACCGATGCTCTCTATGAATGGAGTCCCGATATCAAGCGGCAGCTGCGTGAAGGCAAGTTGTGCGCCGAACATTCGTCCGCCTGCTTCCTCGTGACGGGAATCCCGAATGGACGCCTTGCGGAGGAGTGGGAATTCATGCGCTGGCGGCGCCAGGCCGATCCGGCGGACACGATCGCGGATTACCGCAGGCATCTCATGCAGGAGTCGCCCTCATGGCAATGGACAGATCCGGCGGACATTCTGCAATGGGGCGGACAGAGCCATCGTGTGGAACTTCTGTTGTCCGATGATGAGAAAGGCTTGGACGCGATCTTCATGCCTTACGGGGAGGAGAAGCTGACGCCTTGCAGATACACGGGTGCACACAAGGCTTCATTGGAGCTGGCAAGCATTCCGATGCAGCAGGAGGTGGAAGGAAGGCTGGCCGCCAGCATTCGAGAAGAGCTGAAGCAAAGGCTGCCGGACTTTATGATTCCGTCCCAATTCGTGGTACTGGAGCAATTCCCGCTTACGGCCAACAGCAAGATCGAGCGCGCAAAATTGCGCGAGCTGAAGCCCGGCAGGCACTTGGCGGATAAAGAGACGGCGTCAGATGTTGCGCAGCACTTCACGGATACGGAGCAGGCGCTGCGCGAGATGTGGCTAGGCTTGCTTGATGTGGAGCATGTCGGATTAGAGGATAGCTTTTTCGATATGGGCGGCCACTCGCTGCTAATCAGCCGGATGATGTTCCAGATTCGGAAGCAGTTCCAGGTGCAGATTCCGCTAGTACAGTTGATGCAAGAGCCGACGATCAAGAGCATTGCCTCGCAAATCGATAGGGTGTTGGCGCAGGAAGAAACTGGGGAAGGACTGGACTTGGCAAGCAGGATCGTGCTCGATCCGGCCATTCAGGCTGCGGACATCCCGCAGGCGGTGAGCATGGCACAGGATGAAGCCGTGCTTCTGACGGGAAGCACGGGATTCTTCGGGGCGTTCCTGCTGCATGAGTTATTGCAGCCCGATTCCGCTAGGCACGTCTATTGTCTGGTACGCGCTGCGGATCGGGAGACAGGCATGCGCAGGATCGCCGAGGGGATGAGAAAGTATGGGCTATGGAAGGACGAGTACGAGACGCGGGTTACGGCGGTAATCGGAGATTTGGGTGCAGCGCGTCTAGGGCTGGACGAGAAGGCATACGAATTCTTGACCAAGCAGATCACGTCCATTTTTCACAACGGAGCCATCGTGAATTTTGCCCAACCTTATTTGGCTTTGGAGGCAGTCAATGTCAAGGGGTGCGAGGAGATATTGCGGTTTGCCGCGGCCGGAGCCGTGAAGCCGATCCATTATATCTCCACTTTATATGTATTCTCTGAAAAAGATGCCAAAATCAAGAAAATCATTCTAGAGGATGATGTGCCTGTTTGTAGCGATGCTTTAAAATTGGGGTACACGCAAAGCAAATGGGTGGCGGAAGGAGTAATGCGGGAAGGCAGAACACGCGGAATCCCCGTCAGCATGTACCGTCTTGGCCGGATTTCGGGCGACAGCCGAACTGGGGCGTGCCAAGACAGTGACTTCTTCTGGAAAATCATCCGCTTCTGTCTCCAGCTTGGCGCATTCCCGGATATCGATTTCCGATTCAACTTGATTCCGGCCGACTTTGCCGCAGACATCATCGTTCGGCTAGCCTCCTCTCAATTCTCGAATCAGACATTTCACGTGATGAATGATCACGATTGCTCATTCAAGGATATCACCCGCATACTCGCGAAGCGAGGATATTCATTTGCGCAACTGCCTTGGATGGATTGGAAGGCGAGAGTGTCGCAGAGCCTGGAAGCAGGTACTGATGCAGGCAATGCGGGTGGGCTCGACATCTCGATCGTGCCGTTCATTGAAGAAATGTCCATCAGTGAAGGCGATACACCCGTCTTTGACGCGGACAAAGTGTTCTCCTTCCTGAAAGACCGTAAGCTAGAGTGCCCCCAAATGGATGCAGACAGATTGGCCATGTATATCGATTATTTTGCTGCCAGCGGTTATTTCGAACCAATTTCCGTGTAA